The genomic DNA GAAAAGTCAATTATTGAAATGTTCAACGTTTTATAAATCTGCATCCGGTGGCTGAACTGATCAGCCGCCACGCGATAGCGTCCGGTTGCTTTTGTCGTTTCTGTTTGTCGATCCGTTTGGCAACAGAGAACTCCGCCGCCGGCGACCGATCGGATGTTAGTGATCGACGGTCTCGCGAACGACCTCTTCGAGCGACGTGACACCCTTGTAAGCCAGCCCCATGCCGAAGGCGCGGAGCGTGGTCATGCCGTTGCTCTCGGCAACGTCGCGGATCTCGTCGGTCGATGCGTTGGCCATCACCATTTCGCGGATCGTATCGTTCATGATCATCAATTCAAACAGCCCCACACGCCCCTTGTAGCCCGTGTTGTTGCACTTGTCACAACCGCCCCCTCGGTAAAACTTGTGCTCCGCAACGTCGTCTGGTGACATGCCAATCTCCGCCAGCAGGTCCAGCGACGCCGGTGCCTCTTCGCGACAATTCGTGCAGATCCGGCGGACCAGTCGCTGAGCCAAGATGGCTTCGACCGTCGCGGTTAGCAGGAACGTCGGCACGCCCATGTCTTTCATACGAGTGATCGTGCTGGGCGAATCGTTTGTGTGCAGAGTGCTGAAGACCAAGTGACCCGTCAGCGCCGCTTGAACCGCGATCTCGGCGGTCTCCAGATCGCGGATCTCGCCGACCAGGATCCGGTCGGGATCCTGCCGCAGGATCGCCCGCAGGCAACTGGCAAACGTAACCCCCGAACCGACGTCGATCGGAATCTGCACGATCCCATCGATGTCGTACTCCACAGGGTCTTCGGTCGTGATGCACTTCTCGTCGATCGTGTTCAGTTCGGAGAGCGCCGAGTAGAGCGTCGTCGTCTTGCCGCTACCCGTCGGCCCGGTGACCAAGATGATCCCGTTGGGCTTTTCGATCGTTTTGCGGAACGGGACCATCACGTCTTCGTCCATCCCGACATTGTCGAGACTCAACGAAACGACCGAGCGATCGAGGATCCGCATTACCGTCGATTCGCCAAACATCGTTGGCATCACGCTGACGCGGAGATCGACAGGGTGGCCACCGACCATCAATTCGATCCGGCCGTCCTGAGGCATCCGGCGTTCGGCGATGTCTAGGTTCGCCATCACCTTGATCCGCGTGGTGATCGCAAACGCCAAGTGACGCGGCGGCGGAACCATTTCGTAAAGCACGCCTTCGGCTTTGATCCGGATCCGGAATTCATCCTCGAACGGTTCGAAGTGGATGTCGCTGGCGTGGTCTTTAATCGCCAGCAGCAGAACCATGTTCAACAGCTTGCGGACCGGCGCCGAATCAGCCAACGCCTCGGCATCGGTGATGTTAAATTTGTCCGACTCCAGCGCCGAGATCGCCGCTTTGAGGTCGTCGTCCTCTTCGAGCGACGCGATCACTTTTTCGACGCTCTCCGATTCGCTGTCGAAGTACCGCGTCATCGCGGCGACGATGTCGCGTTCGGTCGAGACGGCCATCCGGATGTCGTAACCCAGGAAGGTCCGCAGTTCGTCTTGGATCGAAAGGTTTTGCGGGTCGCAGGTCGCCACGGTCAGAGTGGAACCGTCGAACTTGACCGGGATCACGCGGTACAGCTGGGCCATCGTTTCGGTGACCATCGCCAGAACCTCTGGCGGCAGTTCGACGTCCTGCAGCTGAACCGTCTGCATGTTCATCTGCTCAGCCAAGCCCTGGGCCACCTGTTCGTCGGTGACCAAGCCCATGTCCTCGGCGATCCGCCCCAACAGGGCGCCCGGTTGCTGTTGCTGTTCCTCGAGGATCACCTCCAACTGTTCGTCGGTGATGAATCCGAGGTCGACGAGGATCTGTCCGATTTTTCGTGTAGCCACAGGTTTTCAGGCTTGAGGTTCGAGGAATGAAATGGAACTTCCGATGCCCGCGTCCTACTCGGGATGCGGTTCGCCCTGCTCTCCGTTTTCGCCGTCGCCGCGTCGGGCTTCGACGATCCGTTTCGCCAAGTCGTCGGGACGATGAGCTTTTCCTAACACGTCTTCGACCGACACCAGGCCACCGGCCCAGAGGTTGTAGAGCGCGTCGTCCATCAACTGCATGCCAAACTTGGCACCGGTCTGGATCGCCGAGTTGATCCGGAACGTTTTGTTCTCGCGGATCAGGTTGGCGATACCAGGGGTTACGATCAGTGTTTCATAAGCCGCACAGCGACCGCCGCCGATCTTGGGCAACAGCGTCTGAGCGACCACGCCGATCAGCGACGATGCCAACTGGGTTCGAACCTGATCCTGCAGGTTCCCCGGGAAGGCGTCGATGATCCGGTTGACGGTTCCCTGAGCACTGTTGGTGTGCAAGGTTCCAAATACGATGTGACCGGTTTCAGCGGCGCTGATCGCGGCTTCGATCGTCTCGAGATCGCGGAGCTCGCCGACCAGGATCACGTCGGGATCCTGCCGCAACGCGCGGCGAATCGCCTCGGAGAAACTAGGGACATCGACCCCAACCTCGCGTTGGTTGATCGTGCTTTCAATATGTTCGTGGTAGAACTCGATCGGATCTTCGATCGTGATGATGTGGTGATCGACCGTCTCGTTCAAGTAATTGATCAAGCTGGCCAGCGTTGTACTCTTGCCGCTACCGGTTGGCCCGGTGACAAGGAACAGCCCGCGAGGCCGTTGAACCAATTTGATGATCGCTTCGGAGAGCCCCAGTTGTTCGGGGGTCAGTTTGTCGTTGGGGATCTGCCGCAACACCATCGAGATGAAGCCGCGTTGCTTGAAAACCGAGACGCGGAACCGCGCCAGTTCTCCAAAGGCAAACCCAAAGTCGGTGCTACCGGTCTCCTGCAATTCGCGCTGACAGCGGTCCGGCGTGATGCTTTTCATCAACGCCACGGTGTCCTCGGCTTCGAGCACCTTGGTCTCCAATTTCCGCATCCGACCGTGCAGTCGGAAGACAGGAGGTTGGTTGACCACGATGTGGATGTCGCTGACACCTTGCTTTACCGCTGCTTGCAGCAGCTTGTCGATCAGAACGGTTGCCATACCTTAGTAGATCCTCGCGCTGTGGCGAATCGGTTCACGCATCAGTGGTGAACCCGTCAACAATCGATGCCCCCAACGGGCCTCTCTAAAACTTTACAAATCCGGTTTGAACGTTGGATGTTGGTTGCGGTGCCGAACCGCCGGTATTATTTCGAGTCTGATTGTCGGGATATAAAAAGGAAGACAAACAGAGAAATGAATCAATAGTTGTTGGCTTTTAGATAAGCAGCCATCGTCGGCTGTGAGGGTATTATCACCAACAACCACTCTGCAGACAACGAAATTGCAGTTCGGAGTGATTCTCGCGGCCCTCGCCCCTCTGCTGGCGGCAACCCCGAACCGCGTCGCCGAGCCTCGTCGAGGGGCCCTGTTGAGCCAGATTTGGCCGCGTGATCGGCCGCCGGCAACAGTCGCCTCGGAGCGGCTGCGACAATTCGATCCAGCCTGTTCGGCGAACCCCGGCAGCAGAGACGTCCCAAGTCGCGTAATGCGAGATACCCCGCCATTGTTGCGGAGAGGCGAGGAGCCCGCTCCGGCGGGGGAGGCTACGAAAAAAGCCGCGACGGCGATCGGCCGCGGCGGCTTGTTGTGCCACCATCGCGGCGGAAGGTCCCGCCGCAGGAAGAGCTAGCAAAGTGGGCGATTAGAGGTCTTCGGTCAGCAGTTGCTGGATCGCCAAGTGATCCTGTTCGGTCTTTTTGGCGACGCGGTAAACCTCTTCAAACGTCGTAATCCCCCGCAGGATCTTGCGGATGCCGTCGGCGTACAGCGTCGTCATCCCGTTTTCGATCGCCGCCTTGCGGATGTCCTGCGAACTGCGGGCCTGGAACATCATCTCGCGGATCGTGCTGCGGACCAACATCAGTTCGTAGATACCGATCCGGCCGCGGTAGCCGCTGCGTTGGCAATGGGCGCATCCTTTGCCCTTAACGAATTCCGCCTTCTTTACCAATTCGGGCGGAATGCCAGCATCTCGGATCAGGCTCTCCGGTGGCTTGTAACGTGTCTTACATCGCGGGCAAACCGTCCGCACAAGCCGCTGAGCGAGGACCGCAATCACGCTACTCGCCACCAGATAGGATGGTACACCCATGTCCATCATCCGTGTCGCAGCACTGGGCGCATCGTTCGTGTGTAGAGTACTGAATACCAAGTGTCCAGTGAGAGAAGCCTGGATTCCCATCGAAGCGGTCTCGTTGTCACGCATTTCTCCGACGAGGATGATGTTCGGTGCCTGACGCAACATCGCCCGAATGATGAGTGCGAAATCGAGTCCGATGTTGTGCCGGACCTCGCACTGGTTGATCCCCTGCAGGTAGTATTCGACGGGGTCCTCGGCGGTGATGATCTTGCGGTCGGGGCGGTTCAGCGCGTTGAGCGACGCGTAGAGTGTTGTCGTTTTTCCCGACCCCGTCGGACCGGTAACCAAGATGATTCCGTTGGGCCGTTTGATCAGCGATTGGAAGTTGCGGAAGTCGCGCTCGGCCAGGCCCAATTGGCGGATACCGACCTTGATGTTGTCGCGGTCCAACAGCCGCATAACCGCCGACTGGCCGTGGTTGGTCGGGATGATGCTAACCCGCAAATCGAGTTCTTTGTCCCCCACCGTGATCTTGATCCGCCCGTCCTGCGGCTTCCGCTTTTCGGCGATGTCGATCTTCGAGAGGATCTTAATGCGGGACATCAGCGCCATCAGCATCCGGCGGGGGGGGCTGTCTCGCTCGACCAACCGGCCGTCGATCCGATACCTAATTCGCACCCGGTCCTCGAACGGCTCGACGTGGATATCCGAAGCACGCAGCTGGACAGCTTCGGCGATCATTAGGTGAACTAATTTAACGACCGGCGGGCTCGCCTCGTCGAAGACTTCGTCGACATCGGCCCCGGAATCCTCTTCGGTCTCGGTAAAGTCGATCGCTGTATCGGTAAACTCCTGCAACATCGAGTCGGCCGATTCACCTTCGACCTGCCCGTAATAGCGGTTGATCGCTTCTTGGATCGAGGTTTTCGGAGCGAGCGCTGTCTCGACCTTCCGGTTCAGGATAAACCGCAGCTTTTCGACCGTCTCCAGATCGAAGGGGTCGCTGATCAGGACCTTCAGGACGCTCTCGTCCCCCCCGATAGGCAAGACGTTGTTTTCGCGGGCGACCGATTCGGGGACCAATTCGATCACCGTTTCGTCGATCCGAATCTCGCCGAGGTTGACGTATTCGAGTTTATGGAAGTCGGCCAAGGCTTTGGTCGATTCCTCGGGAGTCGCGTAGCCCAGTTTGTCGAGCGCTTCGCTGATCGGCAGCCCCGCGTCGCGAGAGACCTGCAGCGCCTCGTTGAGTTGGTCGATACTGACGATGCCCCGCTGGAGCAATAGATCGGTAAAGTCGCGTTTTGGACCAGCCATGAAATCCCTCGTAGCGTTTCGGATCCGATGAGCGACGGCGCAGCTGCGTCGAGACGAGCGCCCCGAAATTGATTTCGCGGGCAGCGAGCGTGAAGCCGTCGGTTGTTTGGGTTTGATGTTGCGTAGGGCTCCCCGAGGGAGCGACCTGGTGGTCCGTCGAAACGAACCGCCGCGCTGCGGCAATTGTACAACAGTCTTCTATTGTACAGAGGACAACCCAAGAGGATGCGTTGTTTTTCTCGAGGGTAAATCAGTTTTCCAAAGTAGGATCGGCACCATCGCCCACCGGCCGCCAATCTTGTTCCCGCAGCCGTGATCAAGCGCCGCGCGAAGCCGCTTCGCGGGCTGCCAACGCACCTGGCCCGCGCTCTCGATCAGGCGGCGCGATACAGGATCGCGTTGCCTCGCTTGCCGCACGGATCCAGAGCCCCGGTCTGCCGCAAGCAGTAGGCGATCTGTTGAGCTGTCCCGCGAGGGCATTCGATGTGCCCGGCCAACTGGGCGGTGTCGAAGGGATGGGGCAGTTGATCGCTGCCGATCAGGTTCAGCAGGTCGGCTGTCGTCCGCAATTCGTGAGTCGATTCGATGCTCTCGAGCACGTAGTCTTTGGTTCTGTAGTCCTTTCCTCGCCGCCGTCGCTTGCGGCGATCCGGCGGCAACCGCCAGTGCTGGACGTTGACCATCGGGACTTCGATTGTCAGTCGCGGGTGGGGAAAGACGCGAGTGAAATAGATAAGCTCGTCGAAGATCTCCAGCAACGCACCCCGTTTAGGGCTCAACCGACGCCCCAAAACCGGCCCCTCCGCAGTCGCCTGGCGGACGATTCGACGGCGGTTGATGATCGGTTTGACGATCCGGACGTCGTGCCGTTTCAGCAGCGCCTGGATCTTGGGCCGGATTGCACTGAGCGAGGCGAACTGGATCTCGATCAACTCATCGCCGCGGATCGCGTCGATCCGGTAGTCGCCCAGCCGGACCTCGGTATCCGCTTCCGACGCGGCGTACATCGATTTCATCGCTCGGTGCAGCGAGGTCTCCATCGTTCCATCCTTGGATTGAGTCTTACGGTCGCCTTTCGCTCCGCGAAAGTGCGTGGGGCCCGTAACGCACTTTCGCGGAGCGAAAGGCGACCATACGAGCACGAAGCGCAAGCGAGTGATTCCACCCGGCGAATCGAGCGAGTGGTTCCACCCGGCAAATCGGGCTAATGATTCCACACGCAAATCGAGCGATCGGTTATTCGGGTTCGATGCCAAAGTCGCGGATCGTTAGCAGCGTTTCCAGCTTCAACCCACGCTCGGCAAACTTGGCTTCGCCACCGGCTAGGCGGTCGATGATTCCCAGGACGCCGAGCACCTTCAAACCGAAGGCTTCCGCGGCGTCGACTGCCTGCAACGCGCTGCCGCCACTGGTGATCACGTCCTCGACGATATAGACGCTCTGCCCCTCGGCAACCGGCCCTTCGACCTGCCGCCCGGCTCCGTGGCCCTTTGGTTCTTTGCGAACCATAAATCCACGCAGCGGCAATCCCTGCTGGCCGGCTAGCGTGACGATCGACGCGGTGATCGGATCGGCACCGATCGCCATTCCACCGACTGCCGAAATCTGGTTGACGCGGTCGCCCAACATCGCCAGCATCCCCGCCGCGATCTGGTTGGCACCTTGCGGATGCAGCGTGATCTGCCGGCAATCGAGGTAATAAGAAGCGGTTTTCCCACTGGCCAGCGTGAAGGTTCCGGTTTGCAAGGCAAATTCACGCAACAAGGCTTTGAGGGCTTCGCGGTCGTATTCAGCTGACATGGGCTCGTTCTATCAGTTGCGGGGGATCGGGAGTGGTTTCGACGACTCGGCAGCTTAATGCCATTCGCCCATATGCACCACGCCAAATCACCCGCTGCAGCGATTTGACCAACGTTTCCCGCCAGTGGCCAGCCGATTGCATCACCTGGCCGGGCCGTCCAGAGAGCACTCTACGGAGTTGGAATCAGGCGGATTTGGCGGATGTCACAGACGGCTCCTTTGACTTTTTCGATCGCTCGCAAGTCCAGCGAATAATCGCCGGCCGCATCGACTCGGATCGTGCCGATCTGCCGCGGTTTGAAGTTCTGGAAGTGGCCGGTGTCCTCGACGACGAAGCGGACCGTCTTGCCAGCCAACTCGATCGCGACGGTGCTGCCGCCGTGCCCCTTGCCGCAACCCTGCAGCACTTCCACCTGGAACTCCATCGGTTGCGAGACGTGCAATTGCCACTGAGCCCAGTCGTTGGCATCGGCCCAATAACCGACGGTGTTCTTGTGCGGTTGCGGTTCGTATCGCAACAGCTTGCCGTGCGTGGCCGCGTGGTGAGCCGCCAGCGTGAACGAACCGTCCTTCGATTGCAAGATCCGGTGCGGCTGCCGAGCCAACAGGACCGGTTCGAGCGTTTCGAAAACGACAACCTTCCCCTGCGGATCGACATCTTTGGGGAACGTGATATCCCAGGTCTTCGGTTCCGGGCGGAACTTCAGCTTCGTCTGCTCCGGATTCTCTCCCTGCATATATAGACTCTTCATCCGGTTGTTCAATCGCGGAAACGAGATCTTGCGATCCTCCGGCAGCGACTGGACATGCAGCTCCAGCGACGACGGCTTCCAAACGATCTCGCCCCACGATTCCTCGGTCACCGTCGGCGACGGCTCCGCCGGGTCGGCTCCCAGAAGGCAACACGCCGTGATCAGAATGCCCGCCGTCGTCGTGATGCTGCGCAGAAGTGACTTCATCGGTTTGCTCGTTTGCCTGTGGGGGAGGAGAATCGCATGGAACAGCAAAATGCTACTCAGCCCGATCTGCCGACGCAAACCTCCGGCGAAGAAACAGATGAAAGTGGTGCTTCGAATGAAAGAAAATACCAGCACGAAGCGCAAGCGAGTGGATTCGATACTAGCACGAAGCGCAAGCGAGTGATCTTGGCCGCGAACCCGGTAATCGATGGAGTGTGATCACTCGCTTGCGCTTCGTGCTGGTATGGGGTGGGCATTTGTGATCACTCGCTTGCGCTTCGTGCTGGTATTGCAATCGTCGGCCTTGCCGCGGGGGGGCGTGATCGCGGGTTGCAGTTTTGTGCGGGCATTGCCGATGGTCGCCTTTCGCTCCGCGAAAGGACGCGGGCCCTGGCAACGCACTTTCGCGGAGCGAAAGGCGACCATACCAGCACGAAGCGCAAGCGAGTGATTCCACCCAGCGAATTGAGCGAGTGATTCCACCCAGCGAATCGGGCGAGTGATTGGCTTGGGATCACGCGATTAGTGAAATCACTCGCTTGCGAACCACTCGCTTGCGCTTCGTGCTGGTATGGGGTGGGCATTTGTGATCACTCGCTTGCGCTTCGTGCTGGTATTGCAATCGTCGGCCTTGGCGAGGGGGTGCGTGAACGCGGGTTGCAGTTTTGTGCGGGCATTGCCGATGGTCGCCTTTCGCTCCGCGAAAGGACGCGGGCCCTGGCAACACACTTTCGCGGAGCGAAAGGCGACCATGCTAGCACGAAGCGCAAGCGAGTGATTCCACCCGGCGAATCGGGCGAGTGATTCCACCCAGCGAATCGGGCGATCGGTTGGCTTGGGATCACGCGATTAGTGAAATCACTCGCTTGCGAACCACTCGCTTGCAAACCACTCGCTTGCAAACCACTCGCTTGCAAACCACTCGCTTGCAAACCACTCGCTTGCAAACCACTCGCTTGCAAACCACTCGCTTGCGCTTCGTGCTGGTATGGGGGGCATTTGTGATCACTCGCTTGCGCTTCGTGCTGGTATGGGCGGGATGGTATGGGGCGGAGAAGGGGACAGGTCGGTTCTCATTGCCCAGCCGCCTGATTGCTACTATGCTCAACCCTCGATGCACCACCGCTCAACATCCACTCGCCGCCACTCGCACGCTTCTATTTAATAGGAAAGGGAGGTGGCGATGCGCATCGATCTGGTGATTACCGAATTGTTTGTCGGGGGAGCCGAGCGCCAGTTGACTCAGTTGGCGATCGGACTGGCACGGCGAGGCGCCGCGGTGCGAGTGATCTCCTTGGACGCGTTGCCCGAATCGGCCCCGGACGATGCATTGGTCCGCCAACTGCAGGATGCCGGGATCGACGTCCGTTCGCTCGGTTGCCGATCGACGTGGGCGGTTCCGCAAGCGATCGCGCGGCTGAAGCGACTGTTCCGCGACGACCGCCCCGATCTGGTGCAGACCTTCTTATTCCACGCCAACGTCGTCGGCACCTGGGCTGCGGCTCGGGTTGGAATCCCGATCCGCGTCGGCGGCGTGCGAGTCGCTCAACCCAATTCCGCTCGCTTGTGGTTGGAGCGGCAGGCGGCGCGACG from Rosistilla oblonga includes the following:
- a CDS encoding GspE/PulE family protein, with the protein product MATRKIGQILVDLGFITDEQLEVILEEQQQQPGALLGRIAEDMGLVTDEQVAQGLAEQMNMQTVQLQDVELPPEVLAMVTETMAQLYRVIPVKFDGSTLTVATCDPQNLSIQDELRTFLGYDIRMAVSTERDIVAAMTRYFDSESESVEKVIASLEEDDDLKAAISALESDKFNITDAEALADSAPVRKLLNMVLLLAIKDHASDIHFEPFEDEFRIRIKAEGVLYEMVPPPRHLAFAITTRIKVMANLDIAERRMPQDGRIELMVGGHPVDLRVSVMPTMFGESTVMRILDRSVVSLSLDNVGMDEDVMVPFRKTIEKPNGIILVTGPTGSGKTTTLYSALSELNTIDEKCITTEDPVEYDIDGIVQIPIDVGSGVTFASCLRAILRQDPDRILVGEIRDLETAEIAVQAALTGHLVFSTLHTNDSPSTITRMKDMGVPTFLLTATVEAILAQRLVRRICTNCREEAPASLDLLAEIGMSPDDVAEHKFYRGGGCDKCNNTGYKGRVGLFELMIMNDTIREMVMANASTDEIRDVAESNGMTTLRAFGMGLAYKGVTSLEEVVRETVDH
- a CDS encoding type IV pilus twitching motility protein PilT, which codes for MATVLIDKLLQAAVKQGVSDIHIVVNQPPVFRLHGRMRKLETKVLEAEDTVALMKSITPDRCQRELQETGSTDFGFAFGELARFRVSVFKQRGFISMVLRQIPNDKLTPEQLGLSEAIIKLVQRPRGLFLVTGPTGSGKSTTLASLINYLNETVDHHIITIEDPIEFYHEHIESTINQREVGVDVPSFSEAIRRALRQDPDVILVGELRDLETIEAAISAAETGHIVFGTLHTNSAQGTVNRIIDAFPGNLQDQVRTQLASSLIGVVAQTLLPKIGGGRCAAYETLIVTPGIANLIRENKTFRINSAIQTGAKFGMQLMDDALYNLWAGGLVSVEDVLGKAHRPDDLAKRIVEARRGDGENGEQGEPHPE
- a CDS encoding GspE/PulE family protein, yielding MAGPKRDFTDLLLQRGIVSIDQLNEALQVSRDAGLPISEALDKLGYATPEESTKALADFHKLEYVNLGEIRIDETVIELVPESVARENNVLPIGGDESVLKVLISDPFDLETVEKLRFILNRKVETALAPKTSIQEAINRYYGQVEGESADSMLQEFTDTAIDFTETEEDSGADVDEVFDEASPPVVKLVHLMIAEAVQLRASDIHVEPFEDRVRIRYRIDGRLVERDSPPRRMLMALMSRIKILSKIDIAEKRKPQDGRIKITVGDKELDLRVSIIPTNHGQSAVMRLLDRDNIKVGIRQLGLAERDFRNFQSLIKRPNGIILVTGPTGSGKTTTLYASLNALNRPDRKIITAEDPVEYYLQGINQCEVRHNIGLDFALIIRAMLRQAPNIILVGEMRDNETASMGIQASLTGHLVFSTLHTNDAPSAATRMMDMGVPSYLVASSVIAVLAQRLVRTVCPRCKTRYKPPESLIRDAGIPPELVKKAEFVKGKGCAHCQRSGYRGRIGIYELMLVRSTIREMMFQARSSQDIRKAAIENGMTTLYADGIRKILRGITTFEEVYRVAKKTEQDHLAIQQLLTEDL
- the pyrE gene encoding orotate phosphoribosyltransferase; translation: MSAEYDREALKALLREFALQTGTFTLASGKTASYYLDCRQITLHPQGANQIAAGMLAMLGDRVNQISAVGGMAIGADPITASIVTLAGQQGLPLRGFMVRKEPKGHGAGRQVEGPVAEGQSVYIVEDVITSGGSALQAVDAAEAFGLKVLGVLGIIDRLAGGEAKFAERGLKLETLLTIRDFGIEPE
- a CDS encoding DUF5077 domain-containing protein, which codes for MKSLLRSITTTAGILITACCLLGADPAEPSPTVTEESWGEIVWKPSSLELHVQSLPEDRKISFPRLNNRMKSLYMQGENPEQTKLKFRPEPKTWDITFPKDVDPQGKVVVFETLEPVLLARQPHRILQSKDGSFTLAAHHAATHGKLLRYEPQPHKNTVGYWADANDWAQWQLHVSQPMEFQVEVLQGCGKGHGGSTVAIELAGKTVRFVVEDTGHFQNFKPRQIGTIRVDAAGDYSLDLRAIEKVKGAVCDIRQIRLIPTP